One [Clostridium] saccharolyticum WM1 DNA segment encodes these proteins:
- a CDS encoding peptide ABC transporter substrate-binding protein, with protein MKKMALVLAAVLASGMILTACGGSGKSGTAGGETQKTEAAGNTTAGGLDLAVQIGPDPETIDPALNSTADAANMILHAFETLMTFDKDNQVIPGQAESYDVSDDGLTYTFHLREGLKWSDGSDLTAEDFVYSWKRLADPATAAPYGADMLSMVKGYEEAADGNLDALAVTAPDAKTFVVELASPCVYFDKIITHATMVPVKKDVVEAKGDQWSLTPDTYVSNGPLKMIEWVPGSHITFAKNENYWDAQKVTLNTLKFVLMEDANAAYSAYQTGEVQMIKDIPTDEIPSLQGTPDYHLDPRMATSYTIFNVTKAPFDNALVRRALSLAIDRDYVANTVMAGTVVPATNFVGPGISDEESGSSFEEITRKLNGGDFFHVSNYEEDLTKAKELLAEAGYPNGEGFPMIEYMTNEAGYNKPIAEYLQSAWSELGVRMDIKIVEWSTFAPTRRAGDFQTARGGWVYDYDDPSNMLNLFTTESGNNDGKYSNPEVDSLLKQARDTADKTEHYEKLHKAETMILEDAPISPLVYSSDYYLQRPELKGTWHSPYGFWFFTQATME; from the coding sequence ATGAAGAAGATGGCGCTTGTATTAGCGGCAGTCCTTGCTTCAGGAATGATCCTGACGGCATGCGGCGGTTCCGGCAAGTCCGGTACAGCAGGCGGCGAAACACAGAAAACAGAAGCAGCAGGAAATACTACAGCCGGAGGTCTTGATCTGGCGGTTCAGATAGGTCCAGATCCGGAAACCATTGACCCGGCCTTAAATTCCACGGCTGATGCTGCGAATATGATCCTGCATGCATTCGAGACTCTTATGACCTTTGACAAGGACAATCAAGTTATTCCCGGACAGGCGGAATCCTATGATGTAAGTGATGACGGACTTACATATACCTTCCATTTACGGGAAGGTTTAAAATGGAGCGATGGCTCCGACCTTACGGCGGAAGACTTTGTATATTCCTGGAAGCGTCTGGCAGATCCTGCTACGGCAGCTCCCTACGGAGCAGATATGCTTTCCATGGTTAAAGGCTATGAAGAAGCAGCGGATGGAAATTTAGATGCTCTGGCCGTAACCGCACCTGATGCGAAAACATTTGTGGTGGAGCTGGCGTCTCCCTGCGTTTATTTTGATAAAATTATTACCCATGCCACCATGGTACCTGTAAAAAAGGATGTTGTTGAGGCAAAGGGGGACCAATGGTCCTTAACTCCGGATACCTATGTATCCAACGGACCCTTAAAGATGATCGAATGGGTACCAGGATCCCATATAACCTTTGCAAAGAATGAAAATTACTGGGATGCACAAAAGGTAACCTTAAACACCTTAAAATTTGTTCTTATGGAAGATGCCAATGCAGCGTACAGCGCATACCAGACCGGTGAGGTCCAGATGATCAAGGATATTCCTACGGATGAGATCCCAAGCCTTCAGGGTACACCGGATTATCACTTAGATCCCCGTATGGCCACTTCCTATACAATTTTCAACGTTACCAAGGCGCCCTTTGATAATGCGCTGGTACGCCGTGCATTGAGCCTTGCCATTGACCGTGATTACGTTGCCAATACGGTAATGGCTGGAACCGTTGTGCCGGCTACTAACTTTGTGGGCCCTGGTATATCGGATGAGGAATCCGGTTCTTCCTTTGAGGAAATAACCAGAAAGCTCAACGGCGGGGATTTCTTTCATGTAAGCAATTATGAGGAAGACTTAACCAAAGCCAAGGAACTCCTGGCAGAAGCCGGTTATCCAAACGGGGAAGGCTTCCCGATGATCGAATATATGACCAATGAAGCAGGTTACAATAAGCCGATTGCCGAGTATTTACAGAGTGCCTGGAGCGAACTGGGAGTCAGAATGGATATTAAGATTGTTGAATGGTCTACCTTTGCGCCAACCCGCCGGGCCGGTGATTTCCAGACCGCCCGGGGAGGCTGGGTATACGACTATGATGATCCTTCCAATATGCTGAATTTATTCACCACGGAAAGCGGAAACAACGATGGAAAATATTCTAATCCTGAGGTGGACAGCTTATTAAAACAGGCTCGTGATACAGCAGATAAGACAGAGCATTATGAGAAGCTTCACAAAGCAGAAACGATGATCCTGGAAGATGCACCGATTTCCCCGCTTGTATACTCCAGCGATTACTATTTACAGAGGCCTGAGTTAAAGGGAACATGGCACTCTCCATATGGTTTCTGGTTCTTTACACAGGCCACCATGGAATAG
- a CDS encoding TIGR01440 family protein, which translates to MLDEIRTQAATAAKELLEAAHLNEKDLVVIGCSSSEISDHRIGSHSSAEIGQAVFSAIYEVFQAQGIYVAAQCCEHLNRALIMEKEAARLYGYEPVNVVPQLKAGGSLATAACQTFQCPVAVESIKAHAGIDIGDTLIGMHLKTVAVPVRIKTRYIGSAHVVTARTRPKFIGGARACYDDTLG; encoded by the coding sequence ATGCTGGATGAAATCAGAACACAGGCCGCAACGGCCGCAAAAGAACTTTTGGAAGCTGCACATTTAAATGAGAAAGACTTAGTCGTTATCGGCTGCTCCTCCAGTGAGATCTCCGATCACAGAATCGGTTCCCATTCCAGTGCAGAGATCGGTCAGGCGGTATTTTCCGCAATCTACGAGGTTTTCCAGGCTCAGGGAATTTATGTTGCCGCACAATGCTGTGAGCATCTAAACCGGGCTTTAATTATGGAAAAAGAAGCGGCAAGGCTCTATGGCTATGAGCCTGTCAATGTAGTTCCCCAGTTAAAAGCCGGCGGCTCCCTTGCCACTGCTGCCTGCCAGACCTTTCAGTGCCCCGTGGCAGTGGAATCCATTAAGGCTCATGCGGGCATTGATATCGGGGATACTTTAATCGGAATGCACTTAAAGACTGTGGCTGTCCCGGTACGCATTAAGACCCGGTACATCGGTTCTGCCCATGTAGTCACCGCCCGGACAAGGCCTAAATTTATTGGCGGTGCCCGCGCTTGTTATGACGATACCCTGGGATGA
- a CDS encoding HIT family protein — translation MKDPNCAYCMKGELVAKFGYPICEMETGFLYLFKEQSKRGRVILAYKDHVSELVDIEDVERNAFFSDVARVSRAVHKVFQPDKVNYGAYGDTGCHLHMHIVPKYNGEDEWGSTFAMNPDKVYLSDKEYEEMAAAIRAAL, via the coding sequence ATGAAAGATCCAAATTGCGCATACTGTATGAAGGGAGAACTTGTGGCAAAGTTCGGCTATCCCATCTGTGAAATGGAAACAGGATTTCTGTATTTATTTAAAGAACAGAGCAAGAGAGGCAGAGTCATCCTGGCTTACAAAGACCACGTCAGCGAGCTGGTGGATATTGAGGATGTGGAGAGAAATGCTTTCTTTTCCGATGTAGCCAGAGTATCCAGGGCCGTTCATAAAGTATTTCAACCGGATAAGGTTAATTACGGAGCTTACGGCGATACAGGCTGCCATCTTCATATGCACATTGTTCCCAAATACAACGGTGAGGATGAATGGGGCAGTACCTTTGCCATGAATCCGGACAAGGTATATCTGTCAGATAAGGAATACGAGGAAATGGCTGCCGCGATCCGTGCAGCATTATAA
- a CDS encoding bacteriohemerythrin: MAYTFTKELETGNQLIDSEHRQLIDAINNLLAACSTGKGRAELANTAKFLQDYTARHFGNEEKLQVQYQYPDYVNHKRYHEEFKKVVAGICSKLDKEGPTIALVGEVNSAIAGWLINHIKREDAKVAAHIKGRS, translated from the coding sequence ATGGCATATACATTTACAAAAGAATTGGAAACCGGCAATCAGTTGATAGATTCTGAGCATCGCCAGTTGATCGATGCGATCAATAACCTGCTTGCCGCCTGCTCTACCGGAAAGGGACGTGCAGAGCTGGCCAATACGGCAAAGTTTCTTCAGGATTATACGGCCAGGCATTTCGGCAATGAAGAAAAGCTTCAGGTTCAATATCAATATCCAGATTATGTAAATCACAAGCGTTATCATGAGGAATTCAAAAAGGTAGTTGCAGGCATCTGCTCAAAGCTTGACAAGGAAGGCCCCACCATCGCCCTTGTAGGGGAGGTAAACAGCGCCATCGCCGGCTGGCTGATCAACCATATTAAAAGAGAAGATGCAAAGGTAGCTGCTCATATTAAAGGCAGGTCCTAG
- the nagB gene encoding glucosamine-6-phosphate deaminase, with amino-acid sequence MKLYRAKDYNDMSRKAANIISAQIIMKPNCVLGLATGSTPVGTYKQLVEWYNKGDLDFSQVKTANLDEYKGLTRNNDQSYYYFMRENLFRHVNIDEANTNIPDGTETDASKEAARYEDIIRSLGGVDLQLLGLGHNGHIGFNEPSDIFPKDTHIVDLQESTIEANKRFFSSIDEVPRQAYTMGIGTIMRAKKILLIISGADKADILHDVICGPVTSRVPASILQLHPDVIIVADEAALSKVKNI; translated from the coding sequence ATGAAGCTTTATCGCGCGAAAGACTACAATGATATGAGCCGTAAGGCAGCTAATATTATATCTGCCCAGATCATTATGAAACCAAACTGTGTTTTGGGACTGGCTACCGGATCCACGCCTGTAGGCACTTATAAGCAGTTGGTTGAGTGGTACAACAAGGGAGATCTGGATTTCTCCCAGGTAAAAACCGCAAATCTGGATGAGTACAAGGGACTTACCAGGAATAACGATCAGAGCTATTATTATTTTATGCGTGAAAATCTGTTCCGCCATGTGAACATTGACGAAGCAAATACAAACATTCCCGACGGAACGGAAACAGACGCCAGCAAAGAGGCCGCCCGTTATGAGGACATCATAAGAAGTCTGGGGGGCGTAGATTTACAGCTCTTAGGGCTTGGGCACAACGGCCACATTGGTTTCAACGAACCTTCCGACATCTTTCCAAAGGATACCCACATTGTGGATCTGCAGGAAAGCACCATCGAGGCCAACAAGCGTTTCTTCTCATCCATTGATGAAGTTCCCCGCCAGGCCTATACCATGGGAATCGGCACCATAATGAGAGCCAAGAAAATCCTGCTGATTATCAGCGGAGCTGATAAGGCGGACATCCTTCATGATGTGATCTGCGGACCGGTCACTTCCCGGGTTCCTGCTTCCATTTTACAGCTTCATCCAGATGTTATCATTGTTGCAGACGAAGCGGCTCTATCCAAGGTGAAAAACATATAA
- a CDS encoding anaerobic ribonucleoside-triphosphate reductase activating protein, translating to MKVCGLQKTTLLDFPGHVAATVFLGGCNFRCPFCHNSGLIGSEAKSEYSKEELLNFLSRRKGILEGVCITGGEPTLSEDLESFIRNIRELGYLIKLDTNGYRPDVLKRLAANGLLDYVAMDIKAGRDNYSAAAGVKDIKISEIEESAEFLLEGSVPYEFRTTAVKGIHSIRDFMDIGEWLAGCSHYYLQNYADSGQVLCSGFQPFSKGELDQFFNVLKPLIPNALLRGIDN from the coding sequence ATGAAAGTATGTGGGCTTCAAAAAACAACGCTTCTGGACTTTCCCGGCCATGTGGCAGCCACGGTCTTTCTTGGGGGCTGTAATTTCCGCTGCCCCTTCTGCCATAACAGCGGACTGATCGGAAGTGAAGCAAAGTCAGAATACAGCAAAGAGGAACTATTAAATTTTTTAAGCAGGCGAAAAGGGATCTTAGAAGGGGTCTGCATAACAGGCGGGGAACCCACCTTATCTGAGGATTTGGAATCCTTTATCCGGAATATCCGGGAGCTTGGCTATCTTATCAAGCTGGATACCAACGGCTACCGGCCGGATGTCTTAAAAAGGCTGGCAGCCAACGGCCTTTTGGATTATGTGGCAATGGATATAAAAGCCGGCAGGGATAATTATTCCGCGGCCGCGGGTGTAAAGGACATAAAGATATCAGAGATTGAGGAGAGCGCTGAGTTTTTGCTGGAAGGATCCGTTCCTTATGAATTCCGTACCACCGCGGTAAAAGGAATTCACAGCATACGGGATTTTATGGATATCGGGGAATGGCTGGCCGGCTGCTCCCATTACTATCTGCAGAACTATGCAGATTCCGGACAGGTCCTATGTTCCGGCTTTCAGCCGTTTTCCAAGGGAGAACTGGATCAATTTTTCAATGTCCTGAAACCATTAATTCCCAATGCCTTGCTCCGTGGCATTGATAATTAG
- the tadA gene encoding tRNA adenosine(34) deaminase TadA translates to MTIDEKYMRAAIRQAEKAGAMGEVPIGCVIVYEDKIIARGYNRRTIDKNVLSHAEINAIRKACRKVGDWRLEGCTMYVTLEPCPMCAGAIVQARIPKVIMGCMNAKAGCAGSVLDLFHQDGLNHQVETESGVLGDECSRLMKDFFKALREKSKKKPEGISFITP, encoded by the coding sequence ATGACCATCGATGAAAAATATATGCGGGCAGCAATCAGACAAGCAGAAAAGGCAGGCGCCATGGGTGAGGTTCCCATCGGCTGCGTCATTGTTTATGAAGATAAGATCATTGCCCGAGGATATAACCGGCGTACCATTGATAAAAATGTCTTATCCCACGCGGAAATCAATGCCATCCGCAAAGCATGCAGAAAAGTAGGGGACTGGAGGCTTGAGGGCTGTACTATGTACGTGACCCTGGAACCGTGTCCCATGTGCGCAGGAGCCATTGTCCAGGCCAGGATTCCAAAAGTTATTATGGGCTGTATGAATGCAAAGGCTGGCTGCGCGGGATCAGTCCTTGATCTGTTTCACCAGGACGGCTTGAACCATCAGGTGGAAACGGAATCCGGGGTTTTGGGAGATGAGTGCTCCCGGCTGATGAAGGATTTTTTTAAGGCACTGAGAGAAAAAAGTAAAAAGAAACCAGAAGGAATATCCTTCATAACTCCTTGA
- a CDS encoding 6-phosphofructokinase, which yields MIRIGMLTSGGDCQSLNATMRGVAKALYRICGEVEIVGFEDGYKGLIYGDYRIMKQEDFSGILTKGGTILGTSRQPFKLMRTPDENGLDKVEAMKHTYRKLKLECLVVLGGNGSQKTANLLHEEGLNVVSLPKTIDNDLWGTDTTFGFQSAVNVATNAIDCIHTTAASHGRVFIVEVMGHKVGWLTLYAGIAGGADIILLPEIPYDLGIIVEALKTRTKNGKKFSILAVAEGAISKEDACLTKKELKEKKKKAVVYPSVAYEIGAQITERTGQEVRVTVPGHMQRGGDPCPYDRVLSTRLGAEAAKLINNKEYGYMVAVNNDEIVKIPLADVAGKLKTVDPKSSIVKEAKMIGISFGDE from the coding sequence ATGATAAGAATTGGAATGCTTACAAGCGGGGGCGACTGTCAGAGTTTGAATGCCACCATGCGCGGTGTGGCTAAGGCACTGTACCGGATATGCGGCGAAGTGGAAATTGTTGGATTTGAGGATGGGTACAAAGGGCTGATTTACGGGGATTACCGTATAATGAAGCAGGAAGATTTTTCCGGAATCCTGACAAAGGGCGGAACCATTCTCGGCACCTCCAGACAGCCGTTTAAACTTATGCGGACACCTGATGAGAATGGTCTCGACAAGGTGGAAGCCATGAAGCATACTTATCGAAAGCTGAAACTGGAATGTCTGGTGGTGTTAGGCGGCAACGGGAGTCAGAAAACGGCCAATCTCCTTCATGAGGAGGGGCTGAATGTGGTATCCCTTCCTAAGACCATTGACAACGATTTGTGGGGAACTGATACTACCTTTGGTTTCCAGAGCGCCGTCAATGTGGCCACCAATGCCATAGACTGCATCCATACAACAGCGGCTTCTCATGGACGGGTCTTCATTGTGGAAGTTATGGGACATAAGGTAGGCTGGCTTACCCTGTATGCAGGAATTGCAGGCGGGGCGGACATCATCCTTCTTCCGGAGATTCCCTATGATCTGGGTATTATAGTGGAAGCATTAAAAACCAGGACAAAAAACGGCAAAAAGTTTTCTATTCTTGCTGTGGCGGAAGGAGCAATTTCCAAGGAAGATGCCTGCCTGACGAAAAAAGAATTAAAGGAAAAAAAGAAGAAGGCCGTGGTTTATCCTTCTGTAGCATATGAGATCGGAGCTCAGATCACTGAGCGCACCGGGCAGGAAGTACGGGTCACCGTACCAGGCCATATGCAGAGGGGCGGCGATCCATGCCCCTACGACAGAGTGCTTTCCACCCGTCTTGGAGCAGAAGCAGCAAAGCTCATAAATAACAAAGAATACGGTTATATGGTAGCGGTGAACAACGATGAAATCGTTAAGATCCCCTTAGCCGACGTAGCCGGAAAATTAAAAACTGTCGATCCGAAAAGCTCTATCGTTAAGGAAGCCAAGATGATAGGCATCAGCTTCGGCGACGAATAA
- the dnaX gene encoding DNA polymerase III subunit gamma/tau, translated as MSYTALYRKWRPPSFSDVKGQDHIVQTLKNQIVAGRIGHAYLFCGTRGTGKTSIAKIFAKAVNCECPEDGSPCGECRTCKNIAAGASLNVVEIDAASNNGVENIREIRDEVQYPPTEGKYRVYIIDEVHMLSTGAFNALLKTLEEPPSYVIFILATTEVQKIPVTVLSRCQRYDFKRITVETIVEHLKELTAAEHIQVEDRALTYIAKSADGALRDALSLLDQCIAFHYGELLTYDNVLDVLGAVDITVFGTMFRAIVENRTKDCIICLEELVIQGRELGQFVIDFIWYLRNLLILKSVDNGENLLDMSTENQTLLKEDSRLTDNETLLRYIRVFSDLSNQLRYAFQKRVLIEVALIKLTRPQMEQNLDSLLQRISNIEKQLENGIAVNASPNSFKTGEGEGSSNAPARELTPAERVALPKGQLEDLNLIRGEWGKIIRELGGPIRASFRDTVVEPAGESCLCVVFSEQSNYMIGSREATVAEIERYVEDHYQKSITFKTRLRGGGERSDTIYVSDEELQANILMDISIED; from the coding sequence ATGTCATATACGGCATTGTATAGGAAATGGCGCCCTCCTTCCTTTTCGGATGTAAAGGGCCAGGACCATATTGTACAAACACTGAAAAACCAGATAGTAGCCGGGCGAATCGGACATGCGTATCTGTTTTGCGGAACAAGAGGAACCGGTAAGACCAGTATTGCCAAAATATTTGCAAAGGCGGTTAATTGCGAATGCCCGGAAGACGGAAGTCCCTGCGGGGAATGCCGGACCTGTAAGAATATTGCAGCAGGAGCTTCCCTGAATGTAGTGGAAATCGACGCTGCATCAAACAATGGCGTAGAAAATATCAGGGAGATAAGGGATGAAGTCCAGTATCCTCCCACGGAAGGCAAATACCGGGTTTATATTATCGATGAGGTTCATATGCTTTCCACAGGAGCATTTAATGCCCTGTTAAAAACTTTGGAAGAACCGCCATCCTATGTAATATTTATTCTGGCAACTACAGAAGTCCAGAAGATACCGGTGACGGTCCTTTCCCGGTGCCAGCGGTATGATTTTAAACGCATTACGGTGGAGACCATTGTAGAGCATTTAAAAGAGCTGACTGCCGCAGAACATATCCAGGTGGAAGACCGGGCTCTTACTTATATTGCCAAGTCCGCTGACGGTGCTTTGCGTGATGCCTTAAGCCTTTTGGACCAGTGCATTGCCTTTCATTACGGGGAGCTTCTTACTTATGATAATGTGCTTGATGTGCTGGGAGCTGTGGACATCACCGTATTTGGAACCATGTTCCGGGCGATCGTGGAGAACCGGACAAAAGACTGCATCATCTGTCTGGAAGAGCTGGTGATTCAGGGCCGGGAGCTGGGGCAGTTTGTCATTGATTTTATCTGGTATTTAAGGAACCTTTTAATATTAAAATCCGTAGACAACGGGGAAAATCTTCTGGATATGTCAACGGAGAACCAGACCCTTTTAAAAGAAGACAGCAGGCTTACGGACAATGAGACCCTTTTACGGTATATCCGGGTGTTTTCGGATTTATCCAATCAGCTTCGTTACGCTTTCCAGAAACGTGTCCTCATTGAGGTGGCACTGATCAAGCTGACCCGCCCTCAGATGGAACAGAATTTAGATTCCTTGCTTCAGCGGATCAGCAATATTGAAAAGCAGCTGGAAAACGGTATTGCGGTAAACGCTTCCCCCAATAGCTTTAAGACAGGGGAAGGAGAAGGAAGCAGCAATGCCCCTGCCAGGGAATTGACCCCAGCAGAGCGGGTGGCACTTCCTAAGGGCCAGTTAGAGGATTTAAACCTGATCCGCGGCGAGTGGGGGAAAATCATACGGGAACTGGGAGGGCCTATCCGGGCCAGCTTCCGGGATACGGTGGTAGAGCCTGCGGGAGAGAGCTGTCTTTGCGTTGTCTTTTCCGAACAGAGCAATTACATGATTGGGAGCAGAGAAGCCACTGTTGCAGAGATCGAACGGTATGTGGAAGACCATTACCAGAAATCCATAACCTTTAAGACAAGGCTTCGGGGTGGAGGAGAACGGTCTGATACCATTTATGTAAGCGATGAAGAATTACAAGCCAATATTTTAATGGATATATCGATAGAAGATTAA
- a CDS encoding YbaB/EbfC family nucleoid-associated protein, which yields MAKRGGFPGAMPGNMNNLMKQAQKMQRQMEETTKSLEEKEYTAAAGGGAVSVTVSGKKEVTSVKLSQEVVDPDDIEMLEDLIMAATNEAFRQMEEDSSSAMAKLTGGLGGLGGGFPF from the coding sequence ATGGCAAAACGTGGCGGTTTTCCAGGCGCTATGCCTGGCAATATGAATAATTTAATGAAGCAGGCTCAGAAAATGCAGCGTCAGATGGAAGAAACAACAAAGTCGCTGGAGGAAAAGGAATATACGGCTGCAGCAGGCGGCGGAGCTGTGTCAGTTACGGTTTCAGGCAAAAAAGAAGTGACTTCAGTTAAATTATCCCAGGAAGTTGTGGATCCTGATGACATCGAAATGCTGGAAGATCTTATTATGGCGGCTACCAATGAAGCGTTCCGCCAGATGGAAGAGGACAGCAGCTCTGCCATGGCGAAGCTCACAGGCGGCCTCGGCGGATTAGGCGGAGGCTTTCCGTTCTGA
- the recR gene encoding recombination mediator RecR: protein MNYYSSQITRLIEELSRLPGIGSKSAQRLAFHIINMPEEQVAGLASSITEAKRNVRYCKECFTLTDQEMCPICRSEKRNHKVIMVVEDTRDLAAYEKTGKFDGVYHVLHGAISPMLGIGPGDIKLKELMQRLQGDVDEVIIATNSSLEGETTAMYISKLIKPTGIRVTRIASGVPVGGDLEYIDEVTLLRALEGRVEL from the coding sequence ATGAATTACTACAGCAGTCAGATAACAAGATTAATTGAAGAGCTGTCCAGACTTCCGGGCATAGGCAGTAAATCTGCACAGCGCCTGGCATTTCATATTATCAACATGCCTGAGGAACAAGTGGCAGGCCTAGCTTCATCCATTACAGAAGCGAAACGGAATGTGCGCTATTGCAAGGAATGCTTTACCTTAACGGATCAGGAGATGTGTCCCATCTGCCGGAGCGAAAAACGCAATCATAAGGTGATCATGGTAGTGGAGGACACCAGGGACCTGGCCGCATATGAAAAAACAGGTAAGTTCGACGGAGTTTACCACGTTCTGCACGGGGCGATTTCTCCCATGCTGGGAATCGGACCTGGTGACATAAAACTAAAGGAACTGATGCAGAGGCTGCAGGGAGATGTGGATGAGGTGATCATTGCCACCAATTCCAGCCTTGAGGGAGAGACAACGGCTATGTATATCAGCAAGCTGATCAAACCCACAGGGATCAGGGTTACCCGTATAGCCAGCGGAGTACCCGTTGGAGGAGACTTAGAGTACATAGATGAGGTGACATTGTTACGGGCCCTGGAAGGCCGGGTCGAATTGTAG